GGCGCTTGGTTTCCCAGATTGGAGCTAGTAATATTACACATCTGCTTCAAGGTTTGTTTTATATTGGGGCGCAGTTGCCAGCAGAGAATTTAGTTGAGGTTGAGGCTGCGATCGCTCAACACATTCGTACCATCCAAACAGAATTAATTACTGAAGCAGAAATTGCGCGTTTACAAACCCAAGTGGCAAATCGGTTTATCTTTAGCAATGAAACACCAAGTGCGCGTGCAGGTTTATATGGCTATTACCAATCAATGGTAGGTGATTTAGCTCCTGCTTTAAATTATCCTGCTCGGATTCAAGCCCTTGATGCTGTTGATTTACAAACAGCAGCGCAACGATATCTATCTCCAGATGCTTACGGTGTGATTGTTAGTAAACCTACTGCTAGTTAAATATCATGTCCGGTCAAAGATTATATTATTAAAACCGCAGGTAACAGGGGGATAAGCTTCTTAAGTTTCTGCACAAATGTAGCAATAAAAACTAATCAACCGGACGTGATAGAACCTAACAATGTGGACGCAAATTGCTAATCATATTTCTGAAGTAACAAATGAAAACTTTTCTATTAATAGCCAACGTTCTGTGAGCGGGGGCTGTATTAATCAAGGCTATGCTGTTAGTGATGGTCAACGCACGTATTTTGTCAAAATAAACCAAGCTTCTTTAGTTGATATGTTTGTCGCTGAGGCGCTGGGGCTGAAGCAAATGGTGGAAACCCAAACTATTCGGGTTCCTAAACCTGTTTGTTGGGGGACAGCATCTACTTCGGCATACATTGTATTAGAGTGGCTAGATTTAGGGCGGGGTAGTGGCAATCAAAACTGGGAAGAAATGGGGCGTAAACTAGCAGTCATGCACCAGTGGACACCCCCAAATTCCAATTTAGGTACTTTTGGTTGGGAAATAAATAATACGATTGGTTCTACAGTACAAATTAATACTTGGGCTGCAAATTGGGCGGAGTTTTTTGCAGAATACCGGATTGGTTATCAATTAAAACTGGCTAGGCGCAGAGGTGGAAATTTTCCCAAGGGAGATACTTTAGTTAAAGCTATTCCAAAATTACTAAAACATCAACCGCAACCATCTTTAGTACACGGGGATTTGTGGGGAGGAAATGTTGGTTTTACTGCTACAGGAGAACCTGTTATTTTTGATCCGGCGGCCTATGTTGGCGATCGCGAAGTAGATCTTGCCATGACTGAATTATTTGGCGGATTTTCACCTGCTTTTTATCGCGGCTATAACGCAGTTTTCCCTCTAGATTCAGGTTATGAACAAAGAAAAAATATTTACAATTTGTATCATATTTTAAACCATTTTAATTTGTTTGGCGGTGGTTATGCCTCACAAGCAAATGCTATGATTGAGAAAATTTTATCATAAATCAAAGTGTGTAATAACACTTTAAGATAACATATTAACAATTAAAGGGTGCTGGCTATTTTGGAGAAGGTTGGAATAACTACTATATCCTTTATTAAAAAAATACCTAAATGCTTCCCGAAAAATCTATCAGTAATCTTTACAATCACAACTCATCCACAGCACATTTAAAAAGAGGCTCTATTACTCGTAAAACACTAATACAAATTACGGTAGGTGTTGCTAGTGCAATTGTTGCTTCTACAGCCATTATTTATTTTCAAGTTTTCAACAGTATTAAATTACAAACTTTGGGGCAGCTAGAAAAATATGTTGTAGAAAGAGGTGAAAGAGAAAAAGCTATATTCATACTTGCTCAAGATAATCATGTGATTTTAAAACAGCAATTATTACAACGAATACAAGCTTTCAAAAATCAAGATCCTAAACCTCAATTTGATCAGTTATTCGTGAGGTCTAAAGATCAAGTAATCCGCAATCGTCCTGAAAAGTTTGATGGAAGACAGCAGGCTGGTGTTTATATTGATAAATCCTTAGATATTAATGCAGATATTCGTCGCCGTGTGCTGACGTTTTACAACTTAGCAAATTCCTACGGCTCTGCATGGCTTAACCGTTTTCAGAATACATATATTAGCACTCCTGAAAACATCATGGTAATATATTGGCCACAAATTCCTACTTGGGCGCAGGATGCGAGTGCTGATTTGTATATGCCTAACGAAGAATATTTATCGGTAGCTAGCAAACAGCAGAATCCAGCCAGAAAAACAGCCTGGACAGGTGTTTATTATGACAAAGTTGCCAAAGATTGGATGGTTTCGTGTGAAACACCTGTGGATTTAAATGGCAGACACATTGCTACCATCGGACATGATGTTTTACTGAATG
The DNA window shown above is from Oculatellaceae cyanobacterium and carries:
- a CDS encoding fructosamine kinase family protein; the encoded protein is MWTQIANHISEVTNENFSINSQRSVSGGCINQGYAVSDGQRTYFVKINQASLVDMFVAEALGLKQMVETQTIRVPKPVCWGTASTSAYIVLEWLDLGRGSGNQNWEEMGRKLAVMHQWTPPNSNLGTFGWEINNTIGSTVQINTWAANWAEFFAEYRIGYQLKLARRRGGNFPKGDTLVKAIPKLLKHQPQPSLVHGDLWGGNVGFTATGEPVIFDPAAYVGDREVDLAMTELFGGFSPAFYRGYNAVFPLDSGYEQRKNIYNLYHILNHFNLFGGGYASQANAMIEKILS